One part of the Moorena sp. SIOASIH genome encodes these proteins:
- the rlmD gene encoding 23S rRNA (uracil(1939)-C(5))-methyltransferase RlmD has translation MPMMITNQPSPECWQQGQLIEVMITDLSDSGDGVGRLGNRVVFVPDTVTGDRALVRLMRVKPNYATGKLHQLLVESPNRVRPRCIVADKCGGCQWQHVSWDYQQLAKQNQVIQALKRIGGFSEPAVAPILTTDSPLGYRNKATYPLKRSATGSVQAGYYQKGSHQLINLNQCPVQDQRLNPLLAEIKQDIQQLGWSIYNESRHQGRLRHLSLQIGQRTGEMLLTLVTTDLNLKDLDVQGQTWLNRYPQLVGVCVNHNPHRSNVIFGSQTYCVAGQPYLRENFAGLELRLRPDTFFQVNTEAAEVLLNLIIKQLALKGDECVVDAYCGIGTFTLPLAQQVSQAIGIEVQAASVEQAEQNALINGITNVKFQAGSVDQLLPQLNIAPDIVLLDPPRKGCSPAVIDILRQVAPKRIVYISCKPATLARDLKLLCLSGYYQLTHIQPADFFPQTSHVECAAFLEH, from the coding sequence ATGCCAATGATGATAACTAATCAGCCCAGCCCTGAGTGTTGGCAACAAGGTCAACTGATTGAGGTAATGATTACAGACCTCAGTGATAGTGGTGATGGCGTTGGACGCCTAGGAAATCGGGTCGTTTTTGTTCCGGATACTGTCACAGGGGATAGAGCTTTGGTGCGCCTGATGCGGGTCAAACCTAACTATGCCACTGGTAAGTTACACCAACTGTTAGTGGAATCCCCTAATCGTGTTCGTCCCCGATGTATCGTCGCGGATAAGTGTGGTGGTTGTCAATGGCAGCATGTTAGCTGGGATTATCAGCAGTTGGCTAAGCAAAATCAGGTGATTCAAGCCCTCAAACGCATTGGTGGATTTAGCGAACCCGCCGTAGCACCAATCTTAACCACAGATTCTCCCTTGGGCTATCGAAACAAAGCTACCTATCCCCTCAAACGCTCAGCAACGGGTTCAGTTCAAGCGGGTTACTACCAAAAAGGTAGCCACCAGCTGATTAATCTTAATCAATGCCCCGTGCAAGACCAGCGATTGAATCCTCTGCTAGCAGAAATTAAGCAGGATATTCAGCAGTTGGGATGGTCGATATACAACGAAAGCCGCCACCAAGGACGATTGCGTCACCTTTCGTTACAGATTGGACAACGGACTGGCGAGATGTTGCTGACCTTGGTCACAACCGATCTGAATTTAAAAGACTTGGATGTCCAAGGGCAAACTTGGCTAAATCGTTATCCCCAACTGGTTGGTGTTTGTGTGAATCATAACCCCCACCGCAGTAATGTCATTTTTGGTTCCCAAACCTATTGTGTTGCCGGTCAGCCATACTTGAGGGAGAACTTTGCTGGTCTTGAGTTGCGGCTGCGACCAGATACGTTTTTCCAAGTTAATACTGAAGCGGCTGAGGTTTTGTTAAACCTAATCATTAAACAGCTAGCCCTGAAGGGGGATGAATGTGTAGTTGATGCTTACTGTGGCATTGGGACGTTTACTCTACCCCTTGCTCAACAGGTAAGTCAAGCTATCGGTATTGAAGTGCAAGCCGCATCAGTAGAGCAAGCTGAGCAAAATGCCTTGATCAATGGGATCACTAATGTGAAATTTCAGGCGGGATCAGTTGACCAGTTACTCCCCCAGTTGAATATAGCGCCAGATATTGTCTTACTTGACCCACCCCGTAAGGGATGTTCTCCAGCAGTGATTGACATCCTCAGGCAAGTGGCACCAAAACGGATCGTTTATATCAGCTGTAAGCCAGCTACCCTAGCACGAGACCTCAAACTCCTTTGCCTCAGCGGTTACTACCAGTTAACCCACATCCAACCTGCTGACTTCTTTCCTCAAACCTCCCATGTGGAATGTGCTGCTTTTCTTGAGCACTGA